In the genome of Botrytis cinerea B05.10 chromosome 5, complete sequence, one region contains:
- the Bckti12 gene encoding Bckti12 produces MPLIILTGYPTSGKTYRATQLREYFHAKISSLPPSSPSASLRVHLISDHTLAISREVYNLESKSANERSNNASEKDARATIYGAVKRVLSNKDVVILDGGNYIKGWRYQLFCEAKAMRTGCCVLHVGVPADKAKEVNEVRLERRDLTSSEQSVGEVQIKEEDKAYEKDNWDNLVFRYEEPNAMVRWDSPLFTVVWEDENVPGDAIWDAIIGDDSEGKRKIVRPNAATVAKVHSSEGFLYELDKTTQTVLNRVLEWSKDHPGEGGGEISVGENSKGDELVVELPGDPVGLPTLQRLRRQFISLQRTNPVTVERIKETFVRYLNDSFEA; encoded by the exons ATGCCA CTCATAATACTAACCGGCTATCCTACCTCCGGTAAAACCTACCGGGCTACCCAACTTCGCGAATACTTTCACGCAAAAATATCTTCGCTTCCTCCCAGCAGCCCCTCTGCCTCCCTCCGTGTCCACCTCATCTCTGACCACACCCTTGCCATTTCACGCGAAGTGTATAATCTTGAATCCAAATCCGCTAATGAGCGATCGAACAATGCCAGCGAGAAAGATGCACGAGCTACAATATATGGTGCGGTGAAGAGAGTGTTAAGTAATAAAGATGTAGTAATATTGGATGGAGGGAATTATATCAAAGGGTGGAGATACCAACTATTCTGCGAAGCGAAAGCTATGAGGACTGGGTGTTGTGTTTTGCATGTTGGAGTCCCTGCTGATAAAGCCAAAGAGGTTAATGAGGTACGGTTGGAACGAAGGGATCTGACATCTTCGGAACAGTCTGTGGGGGAAGTGCAGATCAAGGAAGAGGATAAAGCATATGAAAAGGATAATTGGGACAATTTGGTATTCAGATACGAGGAACCAAATGCGATGGTACGCTGGGACTCTCCGCTATTCACAGTCGTATGGGAAGATGAAAACGTACCAGGAGATGCCATTTGGGATGCCATAATTGGAGATGATTCcgagggaaagaggaagattgtcAGGCCAAATGCAGCGACTGTAGCAAAGGTTCATAGTAGTGAGGGCTTCCTATATGAATTAGATAAGACAACCCAAACGGTTCTCAATCGGGTACTGGAATGGAGTAAAGACCACCCAGgcgaaggaggaggagaaatcAGTGTTGGCGAAAATTCGAAAGGGGACGAACTTGTGGTGGAGTTACCTGGAGATCCAGTGGGACTGCCGACTTTGCAGCGGCTGAGAAGACAGTTTATAAGTTTGCAGAGGACGAATCCGGTGACAGTGGAGAGGATTAAGGAGACCTTTGTGAGATATCTGAATGATAGTTTTGAAGCTTAG